A DNA window from Daucus carota subsp. sativus chromosome 3, DH1 v3.0, whole genome shotgun sequence contains the following coding sequences:
- the LOC108210821 gene encoding serine/threonine-protein phosphatase 7 long form homolog: MDPVVRHPGPIDGSLLTLQNEHRSEAVWNSREPPEDLVVRGNFGDYWNTVKNHRPHVSIVAAITAAGFGWIFRLGKVRHDRGVITAFIERWRPETHTFHFSFGEATITLEDVHHILGLRTTGRPLILHGYTSTADQKVALVRDLLGLAPDTADLRKDNLKIRWLITNFGTCHRLDESAEDFGAQRIFHIRAHLLCVIGSLFPHVSGNSVPLSLIRLLDDLESLGGYSWGSAVLCNTYRKMCDASRGVKDFTGYATLLQVWIYERFPTIAPHLRSQPQYTYPLALRWVASVTRTQVPDAQSRMTRYELDNMGVERFLWWPYAYLDDEFQPEQTVYLQWTAPTPLMYMAYVEWCYTDRVTRQFGFVQDIPTSSPRRNHHELHGVVNESIDWQGAREVYIHYWDTSLARAMTSPPFILGNGCSPAYMPWYLQVTRRYMVNPLFWSRADAFQGTQGATQSLEEQLLEVDSAIDPAAPDLNRAQSLLQGVIARVRGHGGPPTRRGRRPVTPVEPEPGTYYTHVGSSSWSHHVGTSTAPDRDARAPSGAGEWPRWTEVATETAGEDYVGGDGGFAVNLGADEDTSPSGGHTHVSPPLQESYQFADRDVYRPDMSFLTDQYTTPPLQAPVPSFGSPSYVFGAPAFPVTPAGVRSTPTPVHMHSFGAYAGESSPWAVRDQSEPEGPSQPEQRQQPPRDAKGKGRRCHTGSHILGHKKK; encoded by the exons ATGGATCCCGTAGTTCGCCATCCCGGCCCAATCGATGGCAGCTTGTTGACATTGCAGAATGAGCACAGGTCTGAGGCGGTGTGGAACAGCAGAGAG CCACCGGAGGATTTGGTAGTGAGGGGCAACTTCGGTGATTATTGGAACACAGTTAAAAATCACCGGCCGCATGTCTCGATAGTGGCTGCCATCACGGCCGCGGGTTTTGGATGGATTTTCAGGCTGGGGAAGGTCAGGCATGACAGGGGGGTGATCACAGCCTTCATTGAGAGGTGGCGTCCAGAGACGCACACTTTCCACTTTTCATTTGGCGAGGCCACCATCACACTGGAGGATGTTCATCACATTCTCGGCTTACGGACCACTGGCCGACCACTTATCTTGCACGGGTACACCTCCACTGCAGATCAGAAGGTGGCTTTGGTACGAGATTTACTTGGACTGGCTCCTGACACCGCTGATTTGAGGAAGGACAATTTGAAGATCCGGTGGTTGATTACAAACTTTGGCACATGTCACCGGTTGGACGAGTCGGCTGAGGATTTTGGTGCGCAGCGTATCTTTCACATTAGGGCACACCTACTTTGTGTGATCGGATCGTTGTTTCCACATGTCAGTGGGAACTCTGTGCCGCTAAGCCTTATTCGGTTACTAGATGACCTGGAGAGCCTGGGTGGTTATAGTTGGGGTAGTGCTGTTCTTTGCAACACATACAGGAAGATGTGTGATGCGAGCAGAGGAGTGAAAGACTTCACTGGGTATGCCACATTACTTCAG GTGTGGATATACGAGCGGTTCCCTACGATAGCTCCACATCTCAGGTCTCAACCCCAGTACACTTACCCACTTGCGCTTAG GTGGGTGGCTTCAGTGACCCGTACTCAGGTGCCGGACGCTCAGAGTCGTATGACCCGGTACGAGTTGGATAACATGGGTGTGGAACGGTTTTTGTGGTGGCCGTATGCATATTTAGATGATGAGTTTCAGCCCGAGCAGACAGTGTACTTGCAGTGGACAGCTCCCACCCCTTTGATGTACATGGCATATGTGGAGTGGTGTTATACTGACAGGGTCACGAGGCAGTTTGGGTTCGTACAGGACATACCTACATCCTCCCCACGTAGGAATCATCATGAGTTGCACGGCGTCGTCAATGAGTCCATTGACTGGCAGGGCGCCAGGGAGGTATACATTCATTACTGGGATACGTCTCTTGCCCGAGCTATGACATCTCCGCCATTCATTTTGGGCAATGGTTGCTCTCCCGCATACATGCCTTGGTACCTCCAGGTTACACGTAGATACATGGTTAACCCATTGTTCTGGAGTAGAGCGGATGCTTTTCAGGGGACACAGGGCGCCACACAGTCATTG GAGGAGCAGCTTCTAGAGGTGGACTCTGCCATTGACCCTGCTGCTCCCGATCTCAATCGGGCACAGAGTCTGCTACAGGGGGTGATTGCTCGTGTCAGGGGTCACGGAGGCCCTCCGACACGCAGAGGTCGGCGTCCTGTCACACCAGTTGAGCCGGAGCCTGGCACTTACTACACTCACGTGGGCAGTAGTAGCTGGTCGCACCATGTTGGCACCTCTACTGCGCCAGATAGGGATGCACGGGCTCCTTCAGGGGCGGGGGAATGGCCCCGTTGGACCGAGGTGGCAACTGAGACTGCAGGGGAAGACTACGTAGGTGGTGATGGTGGTTTTGCGGTGAATTTAGGGGCTGACGAGGACACCTCTCCTAGTGGTGGGCACACACATGTTTCTCCTCCACTTCAGGAGTCATACCAGTTTGCTGATCGAGATGTTTATCGTCCTGACATGTCATTCCTGACCGATCAGTACACCACACCTCCGCTACAGGCCCCGGTCCCGTCATTTGGTAGCCCATCCTACGTGTTCGGGGCACCTGCGTTTCCAGTTACACCGGCAGGGGTGAGGTCCACTCCTACTCCTGTACATATGCATAGTTTTGGTGCGTACGCTGGTGAGAGTAGCCCGTGGGCAGTACGAGATCAGTCGGAACCCGAGGGGCCGTCCCAGCCTGAGCAGAGACAGCAGCCACCCAGAGATGCAAAGGGGAAGGGCAGGAGATGTCACACGGGCAGCCATATCTTAGGGCATAAGAAGAAGTAG
- the LOC108211178 gene encoding uncharacterized protein LOC108211178 has product MANDVEESSNRPPVTPSSTENGNIDAGDFECNICFDLAQDPIVTLCGHLFCWPCLYRWLHHHSHCQECPVCKALVEEDKLVPLYGRGKTHTDPRSKPIPGTEIPRRPMGQRPQTAPPPEASNFPNVGLGHIGGFVPMATARFGNFAFSAGFGGLLPSIFNIQVHGYPNGTGYGAGFPHGFSGGYHGFHGPRAPNTNQAVRENNVLKNAFIIVGLLLIFSLIWG; this is encoded by the coding sequence ATGGCAAATGATGTTGAGGAGTCGAGTAATAGGCCTCCTGTAACGCCGTCTTCTACGGAGAATGGCAACATTGATGCTGGGGATTTTGAATGCAATATATGCTTTGATTTAGCTCAAGATCCAATTGTGACTCTTTGTGGGCACCTATTTTGTTGGCCATGCCTGTATAGATGGCTCCATCATCACTCTCATTGTCAAGAATGTCCAGTTTGTAAGGCCCTTGTGGAGGAGGATAAGTTGGTTCCGCTTTACGGGAGAGGGAAGACGCACACTGACCCTAGATCCAAACCGATTCCTGGGACTGAAATTCCTAGACGGCCAATGGGGCAAAGACCCCAAACTGCACCTCCTCCGGAAGCAAGCAACTTCCCAAATGTTGGTTTGGGTCACATCGGAGGTTTTGTTCCCATGGCAACTGCAAGGTTTGGAAATTTCGCGTTTTCTGCTGGTTTTGGTGGATTATTGCcatctatttttaatattcaGGTTCATGGTTATCCAAATGGTACTGGGTATGGTGCGGGTTTTCCCCATGGGTTTTCTGGTGGGTATCACGGGTTTCATGGTCCTAGGGCTCCTAATACAAATCAAGCAGTTCGGGAAAATAATGTTTTAAAAAATGCCTTTATTATCGTTGGTCTCCTACTGATATTTTCTTTGATTTGGGGCTGA